The DNA sequence TTCACGAAGGGATTGACTATTATAACAACCAGAAATGGAAGAAAGCTCAAGCGGCATTCGAGGAGGCGGAGAAACTGGAAGACATGTTTTCTCGTCGGCCTGCCAATCCGAGTAATATATATGTTGGTCGGTGTGAATTCTTCAAGGATAATCCTCCCGGCGATGATTGGGACGGTGTCTGGACACTCACCGCAAAGTGATCGCCCCTCTACTTCGGGAACTTCTTCCAGAATCACATCTACTGCCGGTGAACAGTCGATGCTGATCAAGAAGAGGAGTTAGAGTAAATTGCGCGGACGAATTCTCTGGGTTGATGACGAGATAGAACTGCTGAAACCTCATATTCTCTACATGGAGGAAAAAGGTTACAGCGTTGAAACAGTTACCAACGGTAGAGATGCGGTCTCGAGTATTAGCGGCAGTCGGTTCGACCTCGTACTCCTCGATCAGATGATGCCCGGGATGGATGGCATCGCTACCTTGCATGAGATCAAGGAAGTGAACCTCGCAATTCCCATTATCATGATAACAAAGAACGAGGAAGAGTGGCTGATGGACGAAGCTATATCCGCAAAGACTGCCGGCTACCTCACCAAACCTGTCAACCCCAGTCAGATCTTCCTCGCCTGCAAAAAGATAATGGAAGAAGAACAGATCCTAGAGCAGAGGACAGCTTCCGGCTACCTCAAAGACTTTCAGGAAATCGAAGCTGCTCTGGCGACAGAACTGGATGCTGACGACTGGTGGAAGCTCTACCTGAGGATCGTCCAGTGGCAGATTGAAATGGGTGAAAGGAAAGATCTTGGATTATCTGATACACTTGATGATCAGCTTAAAAGTGCCAATCGGAAGTTCACTCAGTTCATTTCTGAAAATTATGAACGCTGGCTCCAGTCCGAACCCGGGATGCGGCCGATTACTTCAGTGGATGTTATAACAGATTTCGTCCTGCCGCATCTGAAGACGAAAAAGAAAGTCTTCTTTCTCCTCGTGGACTGTTTCCGCCTCGATCAGGCGCTCACTATTCTGTCGGACATTCAGCGCTATTTCGATGTTGAATATGACTACCATCTATCACTGTTGCCCTCGGCAACACCCTTTTGCCGCAATGCCATATTCAGCGGGGAATTCCTGTCTGACTTAAAAGATAAAACACCCAGGCTGTGGCAAGACATGATAAAGGATGAAACGAGCATGAACCGGTTTGAACCGGATCTCCTAAAAAGGTTGCTAAAGAATCTGACAGGTGAAGATGTCCCATTTGTCTATCGCAAAGTCAGTGTAGCAAAAGAGGGCAGAAGTTTCCTGGGCCATCTTAAGGAATATATGGATACTCCCCTGATCACACTTGTGGTTAATGCCGTTGATCTGTTAACCCACCATCGCGCAAAGTCGGATATCCTGCAGGAGATGATAGCCGATGAATCCGGATACCGCTCGACAGTTAAAACGTGGTTCGCTAACTCGTGGCTGCTCGACGTCTTACGGACGCTAAGTGATTCAGACTATACTGTAATTCTCACTTCGGATCACGGCAGTGTTAGAGTAAAAAAAGGAGTGCGCGTACGGGCTGATCGGGAGACGTCCTCAGGAGTTCGCTACAAGTACGGCAAGAATCTCAATTGTTCCGATAAGAACGCTATGGTGGTAAAGCGCCCGCCGCAATTTAAACTGCCGGAAATGATCACAGGTACCAATTATCTGATCGCCAAAGATGACGTCTATTTTGTCTATCCAACTCAGTACAGGAAATATCTGCATCAATTTGAGGAAAGTTTCCAACACGGCGGCATTTCAATGGAAGAGATGCTTGTTCCGACCTTTACTCTGAAAAGCAGGTTAGCGTGATTCATACGTCTACCTCTGGATCGCCCGAAGAGACGGTGCTGTTGGGCGCGGAGCTGGCCGCTTCACTTGAGCCGGGTGATGTGGTGGCACTTTCGGGAGAACTCGGCAGCGGTAAAACTACCTTTGTACAGGGATTAGCACGGGGGTTGGGCGTGGCGCAGTTTGTCAATTCTCCCACTTTCAAGATTGTCAATGAGCTGGAGGGGCGGATCCCCCTTTATCATCTTGATTTCTACCGCATAAATTCGGAAGAGGAGTTGATCAATCTAGGTATTGAACACTACCTGTTCAGCCGGGGAGTTGCGGTGATTGAATGGGCCGATCGTTATCCGCACTTCCTCCCAAAGGATGCTTTCCGCGTAGAGATAGAGTGTCCCGAAGAAACAAGTCGCAAGATTTCCATTAACCATCCCACTCACCGTGAATCTGTTAGCTATTGAAACAGCAACCTCTGTCTGCGGCGTAGCCCTTTTTTGGGAGGATAAACTTCTTGATCTCGAGGAAGCCGAGCTGGAAAAAGAGCATGCTGAAAAACTTCCCCAGTTTTACCGTGAAGTCATGCTGAGAAACAGTTTTCACTTGAAGGATCTTGATGCTATCGCTGTATCCATAGGCCCCGGTTCCTTTACCGGTCTGCGTATCGGACTCAGTTTTGCAAAAGGTCTCGCTTTTGCCGTGGATCTTCCTCTTGTCCCCGTGCCGACCTTGATCACACTCGCTTCGGGGGTGGAAACTGGTGATGCAAGAGTGAGGTCAGTGTTGCGGTCACACCGAGACTATATCTATTACCAGGATTTCTCCATGGAGGAGAACACAGCTACGGAGATGGGAATACCACTTTCCTCTCTTTGGGATGAAATGCTGCAGGAGGCCCCAAATGGTACCCTCATATGCCACTATGGTTGCAGCGAATTGATTGCATCACGTCCCGGTGAATGTTACTATAAAGCGATAACTCCATCGGCCGCCCGTGTGGGTGAGTTGGCGATTCGTAGTATTGATGCATGGCAACAAAAGGATTTCCGTACTCTGGAGCCAAACTACATCTCTCACTTCAGAGTCGGGAGCAGAAAGAAAGCAGTCTGATTGCTGGTAAGTTCCAGAAAATGAAGAAGGCAGATTTTGAATTGTAATGCTGATCAAAGCCCTGTACAACTAAGTTTTTTAATTGGTAGACCGCCCCTCTTTCCCTTCCATAGCAAAGAGGGGACGAAGAGGTGGTCTGAAGCTTGAGTGAAGGCTTGCTCATCCGTACGCCTCCTTGTTATACTGACAGGGCAAGGTTCTTCGCTGGGAGAAGGCGGACAAATTGTAATTACCCCGCTATAAAAATGACGGGGTAAATGTCTGGTGTAAAACAGTCGTTTTTAGATAGAACTGTATCGGAATTGGGGGGAGTACCTAATGTTGGAAAATAACTCTATAATGGTCAAATTGCTTTGATATGAACGCTTGGTTCAAAAGGCAGAGACAGAAACTCAGCACAGACCCGAAGAAGGCCGTTCCTGACGGATTATGGGAGAAATGTACTGAATGTGAGGAGATTCTTTTCCGGCGTGAACTGGCCAGGACCATGTGGGTCTGTCCAAAGTGCCAGTATCATTTCCGTCTGAACCCGAAGGACTATCTCGACATCATCTTTGGCACGCATGCGTACGAAGAACTGAATCCCCACCTCAGGTCCGGTGATCCTCTTAAGTTCAGGGCCAACAAGAAGTATACTGATCAGATTAAGGCAGCCATGGCTAAGACCGGTACGTCGGATGTTCTCACTACTGTGGTTGGTCCGCTCGGTAATTACCGGGTAGTGGTGGGTGTGATGGATTTTTCATTTATAGGCGGGAGTATGGGTTCGGTTGTGGGTGAAAAACTGTCCCGTGCCATCGATTATGCTATTAAAGAAGAACATGCAGTGATCACTGTATCAGCCTCCGGTGGCGCAAGAATGCAAGAAGGAATCTACTCTTTGATGCAAATGGCAAAAACTTCGGCTAAGCTGGCACGCTTTTCTCAATCCGGAGGACTACACATCTCACTACTCACGGATCCAACAACAGGCGGTGTAAGTGCAAGCTACGGTATGTTGGGGGATGTTATCTTGGCCGAACCCGGCGCTCTCATCGGATTCGCAGGACCAAGGGTGATAAAACAGACGATTGGAGAGGATCTTCCTACCGGTTTCCAGCGGGCCGAGTTTCTGCTCGAAAAGGGTTTTGTTGACCGGATAGTTAGCAGGAAGGAGTTACGCGACGTGTTGATAAAAATTATGAACTTTGCCTATGCCTGAGTCGACCATCCTGATTACCAATGACGACGGTATCCATTCCAAAGGGATTCTCGCCTTACAGCAGTCAATGAAAAATCTAGGCCGCACTGTTGTGGTGGCACCGGAGACAGAGAAGAGCGCAGTGGGACATGCCATCACAATATCAGATCCTATCAGGATTCGTGAGATCACGAGGGGGGATAGCTTTGCTGGTTATGCTGTTGGTGGGACACCTGCCGATTGCGTCAAGCTCGGCGTTAAGGCGCTTCTGGATAATTGCCCTGATCTTATCGTATCGGGGGTCAATCGCGGCGCTAACGTAGGCATGAGTATCATCTATTCAGGTACGGTATCAGCCGCCACGGAAGGTGTAATTCTGGGGGTGCCGTCAATCGCTGTCTCTCTTGATACATGGGTAGATACTGACTACAGCTATGCGGCTGAAGTTGCGTATGAGTTTGGTTCAATTGTACTCCGCAACGGCCTGTCATCCGGCACAGCCCTGAACATCAACGTTCCTGATTTAGAAAAGAAAGCGATCAAGGGAATTCGATTGACGAAGCAAGGCGACAGCTATTACGAAGAAGCTTTTGACAGACGCATAGATCCGCGACAGAGAATCTATTACTGGATGGACGGCCGACTGGTTGAATCTGAAGAAAATCTGGATCTGGATGATATCGCCTTGAGAGAGGGTTACGTATCTGTCACACCTCTGCACTACAACCTGACTGATCACCGCTGTCTGACCGAACTGGATAAATGGAGTGTATTTAAGAATGACATCCGATAGAGAAACCGTCCTCATCGTAGATTTTGGTTCCCAGTACACGCAGCTTATTGCGCGCCGGGTACGCGAGAACAATGTCTATTCAGAAATCGTGCCGCATAAGGTCTCTTTCTCCGATGTGAAGACGGTAGATCCCGTAGCAATTGTCCTTTCGGGCGGTCCATCCAGCGTCTACGCGGAAAAGGCGCCCCGTTTCGATGAAAACCTGCTCGATATGAAGGTTCCCATCCTCGGTATATGCTACGGGCTTCAACTGCTGGTGGATCATTTCGGGGGAGAAGTGCACTCCAACAGTCAGGGGGAGTATGGTTTTGCCACCATCAGCCACGACGCTTCCAGCCGTTTGCTGGATGGCGTGTCAAATAACACGCAGGTCTGGATGAGTCACGGCGACATTGTTGACAGCGTCCCGGACGGCTGGATTGTAGCGGCAAAATCCGCCAATCAGATTATCGCCGCAGTCGAACATTCGGCACGGCCTATATTTGGTACCCAGTTTCACCCCGAAGTTGCCCATACAGCCGAAGGGATCAAGATCCTCACTAATTTTCTTTTTAATATCACCCGGTGCCGCGGCGATTGGACATCCGCATCCTTTGTTGAAGAGACAGTAGCCGATATCAGGCAGACGGTAGGAGAAAAAACTGTAATATGTGGCGTGAGTGGCGGTGTCGATTCCGCCGTAGCGGCAAAATTGCTGCATTCAGCTATCGATGGCCACTTGAAAGCGGTATTCGTCGATCACGGTCTTCTCAGGAAAGACGAAGGTAGATACATAACTGACACACTCCAGCATGGGTTGGATATTCCCATTGAGTGTCACGATTATTCAGATCAGTTCCTGGCTAAACTGAAGGGTGTGACAGATCCTGAGGAAAAGAGAGCTATCATCGGTGAACAATTCATCCGTGCCTTCGAGAAAGTTGCCGAGTCGCACAAGGGTGCTGATCTTCTGGCTCAGGGCACTCTTTATCCCGATGTCATCGAGAGCGGAGGAGTTCTCGGTACCGCTGATCTGATTAAATCGCATCACAACGTGGGTGCTCTTCCTGCGGACATGACTTTCGACTTGATTGAGCCCCTACGGGAACTTTTTAAGGACGAGGTGCGTGAAGTAGGGAAAACACTCGGTATCTCGGATGCAATTCTCGGTAGACATCCATTTCCGGGGCCCGGCTTGGCAGTCCGTATCATTGGTGAAATCACAGCTGATCGATTGACTATGCTGAGAGAAGCAGATGCGATCTTCATCCAAGCTTTGAAAGATAGGGGTATTTATGACGACATATGGCAGGCGTTCTGTGTGCTGGTGCCTGTGAAAACTGTGGGAGTTATGGGAGATCAGAGGACATATGCCAATCTTATCTCATTGAGGGCTGTCACAAGTCTTGATGGTA is a window from the Candidatus Neomarinimicrobiota bacterium genome containing:
- a CDS encoding bifunctional response regulator/alkaline phosphatase family protein translates to MRGRILWVDDEIELLKPHILYMEEKGYSVETVTNGRDAVSSISGSRFDLVLLDQMMPGMDGIATLHEIKEVNLAIPIIMITKNEEEWLMDEAISAKTAGYLTKPVNPSQIFLACKKIMEEEQILEQRTASGYLKDFQEIEAALATELDADDWWKLYLRIVQWQIEMGERKDLGLSDTLDDQLKSANRKFTQFISENYERWLQSEPGMRPITSVDVITDFVLPHLKTKKKVFFLLVDCFRLDQALTILSDIQRYFDVEYDYHLSLLPSATPFCRNAIFSGEFLSDLKDKTPRLWQDMIKDETSMNRFEPDLLKRLLKNLTGEDVPFVYRKVSVAKEGRSFLGHLKEYMDTPLITLVVNAVDLLTHHRAKSDILQEMIADESGYRSTVKTWFANSWLLDVLRTLSDSDYTVILTSDHGSVRVKKGVRVRADRETSSGVRYKYGKNLNCSDKNAMVVKRPPQFKLPEMITGTNYLIAKDDVYFVYPTQYRKYLHQFEESFQHGGISMEEMLVPTFTLKSRLA
- the tsaE gene encoding tRNA (adenosine(37)-N6)-threonylcarbamoyltransferase complex ATPase subunit type 1 TsaE, producing MIHTSTSGSPEETVLLGAELAASLEPGDVVALSGELGSGKTTFVQGLARGLGVAQFVNSPTFKIVNELEGRIPLYHLDFYRINSEEELINLGIEHYLFSRGVAVIEWADRYPHFLPKDAFRVEIECPEETSRKISINHPTHRESVSY
- the tsaB gene encoding tRNA (adenosine(37)-N6)-threonylcarbamoyltransferase complex dimerization subunit type 1 TsaB produces the protein MNLLAIETATSVCGVALFWEDKLLDLEEAELEKEHAEKLPQFYREVMLRNSFHLKDLDAIAVSIGPGSFTGLRIGLSFAKGLAFAVDLPLVPVPTLITLASGVETGDARVRSVLRSHRDYIYYQDFSMEENTATEMGIPLSSLWDEMLQEAPNGTLICHYGCSELIASRPGECYYKAITPSAARVGELAIRSIDAWQQKDFRTLEPNYISHFRVGSRKKAV
- the accD gene encoding acetyl-CoA carboxylase, carboxyltransferase subunit beta, with the protein product MNAWFKRQRQKLSTDPKKAVPDGLWEKCTECEEILFRRELARTMWVCPKCQYHFRLNPKDYLDIIFGTHAYEELNPHLRSGDPLKFRANKKYTDQIKAAMAKTGTSDVLTTVVGPLGNYRVVVGVMDFSFIGGSMGSVVGEKLSRAIDYAIKEEHAVITVSASGGARMQEGIYSLMQMAKTSAKLARFSQSGGLHISLLTDPTTGGVSASYGMLGDVILAEPGALIGFAGPRVIKQTIGEDLPTGFQRAEFLLEKGFVDRIVSRKELRDVLIKIMNFAYA
- the surE gene encoding 5'/3'-nucleotidase SurE, which translates into the protein MPESTILITNDDGIHSKGILALQQSMKNLGRTVVVAPETEKSAVGHAITISDPIRIREITRGDSFAGYAVGGTPADCVKLGVKALLDNCPDLIVSGVNRGANVGMSIIYSGTVSAATEGVILGVPSIAVSLDTWVDTDYSYAAEVAYEFGSIVLRNGLSSGTALNINVPDLEKKAIKGIRLTKQGDSYYEEAFDRRIDPRQRIYYWMDGRLVESEENLDLDDIALREGYVSVTPLHYNLTDHRCLTELDKWSVFKNDIR
- the guaA gene encoding glutamine-hydrolyzing GMP synthase, with the protein product MTSDRETVLIVDFGSQYTQLIARRVRENNVYSEIVPHKVSFSDVKTVDPVAIVLSGGPSSVYAEKAPRFDENLLDMKVPILGICYGLQLLVDHFGGEVHSNSQGEYGFATISHDASSRLLDGVSNNTQVWMSHGDIVDSVPDGWIVAAKSANQIIAAVEHSARPIFGTQFHPEVAHTAEGIKILTNFLFNITRCRGDWTSASFVEETVADIRQTVGEKTVICGVSGGVDSAVAAKLLHSAIDGHLKAVFVDHGLLRKDEGRYITDTLQHGLDIPIECHDYSDQFLAKLKGVTDPEEKRAIIGEQFIRAFEKVAESHKGADLLAQGTLYPDVIESGGVLGTADLIKSHHNVGALPADMTFDLIEPLRELFKDEVREVGKTLGISDAILGRHPFPGPGLAVRIIGEITADRLTMLREADAIFIQALKDRGIYDDIWQAFCVLVPVKTVGVMGDQRTYANLISLRAVTSLDGMTADWYRMPYEVQAEISNKIVNSVKGVNRVVYDISSKPPSTIEWE